A genomic stretch from uncultured Methanobrevibacter sp. includes:
- a CDS encoding ABC transporter ATP-binding protein, whose translation MELKATNISFKYPSAKEYLLKDVNLELDNSKIMGLIGDSGSGKSTLCKILSGYVTNYEGSVTFDGNSLPKKGFKPVQLIYQHPEKVMNPKWKMEQVLKESWDVSDDLLNEFGIQKSWLTRYPQELSGGELQRFSVLRSLNPNTKFLIADEMTTMLDAITQVQILDSVLKIVKQRNMGFLLVSHDMDLVDTICDDKIYLKDLNKI comes from the coding sequence ATGGAACTAAAAGCAACAAACATCTCATTTAAATACCCATCTGCAAAAGAGTACCTATTAAAAGACGTTAACCTAGAGCTGGACAACAGCAAAATTATGGGATTGATTGGAGACAGCGGAAGCGGAAAGTCTACATTGTGCAAAATTCTATCAGGATATGTTACAAACTACGAAGGTTCTGTGACTTTTGATGGAAATTCCCTCCCTAAAAAAGGATTCAAACCAGTCCAATTAATATATCAACATCCTGAAAAAGTAATGAATCCAAAATGGAAAATGGAACAGGTATTAAAAGAATCATGGGATGTCTCAGATGATTTATTAAATGAATTCGGTATTCAAAAATCCTGGCTTACACGATACCCACAGGAACTATCCGGAGGAGAGCTACAAAGATTTTCTGTTCTAAGATCTTTAAATCCAAATACTAAATTTTTAATAGCAGATGAAATGACCACCATGCTTGATGCAATAACACAAGTGCAGATTTTAGATTCCGTGCTGAAAATAGTAAAACAAAGAAATATGGGATTTTTACTTGTAAGTCACGACATGGATTTGGTCGATACAATCTGTGATGACAAAATCTATCTAAAGGATTTAAACAAAATTTAA